The stretch of DNA GAGATGGCCGGCGACCTGCACGACTACGAAGCTGGCCGCATATCGAAGGTCGAGGCCTACGACCGTGCGCGTGTGCGCCTTCGCCAACTACAGGACCTCTATGGCGTCCGCTAATGCGAGGCCAGAATCCCCGGCGGGATTCGTGGCCGATGGAGAAGGTTATGGAATCCGTTAGTGAACTTGCCCACGAGTATTGCTACCGACGCAACGCGCAACCTGATTGGTCTGCGGTTCGCGTCTGTTGGTACCGCCCCACCGCCGAAGTAATGCGCGAATGGCGGCGCGATGTGCTTGACCTCTGCGACTTGATGGAGACCTCGCGGCCCGGATTGGTCGCGACGGTGCGCGAAGCGTTGGCCACGCGAAGCGATGCCGAACTGCTTGAACTACTGGCTACGGCCCCAGGTCTGGCACCGATGCCAGCGTGGGCTTATGAAGAAGGAGACCCCAAATGAGTGAAGCAACGCTGAAGATTGTTCGGGCGCAGTGTAAGTGCGCCAAGTGCGCGCCAACGGACCGCAACGCGGAGGCGCGGCTGGCATCCTTGACGCGGCTGGTTGCTCTGGCCAAAGCCGAGAAGCCTGCGAAGCCGGTGGCCAAGGTCGTCGGCACGATGGCCGATTACGCCAAGGCAATCGTGGCCCTCGTCTCCCAAGGCAAGCTGGAACTGCCGTGGGCACCGGACCCACCGGACCTGAATGCCCTGATTCGGGAGAAGGCACCCAAGGTGTCGCCGGTGCCGCCGACGCAGGCAAACGGCGTCCCCAACCCACCGGACCTGAACGCCGCGATTGTCCGTGCACGACAGGAGGTGAAGTGATGTTGGTCGAAACCCTGACGCAATTGTCGAATACGGGGCGAGCGATTGACCTGCGCGACACCCTTGTCAAGGACCGCCAGAGCAAGCTTGAGGCCCTACCCAAGACTCGCGCCGAGGTAATGCGCTCCGGTCTATCTCGCACCGAGGTAGACCGCAAACGCGCCGACCTTGAACACGAACTGTGGCAGTTGGAGAACGGCGCGACGGCGGAACAAGGTATCTCGTCCCCTGAGTTGGAACTACTGGTCGGCAAGCCCGGGCTGCGGTGGCTGCGCGTCCAGAAGGGCCGACTGGAGCGCGAAGTCGAGCAACTGCGCGACCTCGAAGCCAAGTGGCCCACGCCCGAGACCAAGTGCAAGTTCCGCTACACCGGCAAGCCAAACAAGTTTCGCTGGCCAACGGATGAGGACCCGTATCGCCATCTGGAACGTGGCGACGTTGTCGAACTGACCAAGGCGCGTGCGATGGCGCTGCGCGACTTGTTTGAAGCGGTCGATGAGACCGTGACGGTTGGGTAAGCGGTAGAGGTGCTCCGGGTGTCTTGAGAGGGACACCCCAACGTGCGCGGTCCTCTACCCTCGGCGCTATGCGCCGGCCATCTGACCGCGTATGAACCCTCTCTCTGGGAGCGTGGCGTCCCCAGCTTCGGTCGGCTCTTTCACCGACACGCCAAGCACCCGGGCACGTAGCGAATGCTGCGGCCCGGGTGTTCGTATGGGTGATCACGGACAGGTGTGACACAGGTGACGGGTCCCTCCGGGCTGGCCCCGTAAGGCGCAAGCAGATTGCCGAGGCCACACACCCCCACACACCCACCCCACGAAGTTTGCCCCGCTGTGTAGCGACCTCGTAAAGTTCGCGCCGCACAGGAGGCTTCGATGTTTGAGATTGGCGATGTAGTGCGGGTGATGAGTATGGCGCGCACCGATGCGATAGGTCGGATTGTCGCGATAGGCGATGGGCGCTACGTGGTGCGCTTACTGAACTGGCAGGCCGACGGTTACCACCTCGATGTGGCGTGCCGTATTGAGGAACTGAGGAGCGAACGATGAGAGCCGCAATTTACGCCCGAGTATCGAAGGACCACGACAAGAACAAACGCGAGGAGCACGCCGACACTGAATCGGTGAAGCGCCAGGTCGAGGGTGGCCGCGCCTTTATCGAGAAGCAGGGGTGGACCCTCGATGAGGCGCAGGTCTACCGCGACAACGGCGTGAGCGGTGCGCTGTTTGAAGGCCGTGCTGCCTTCCAACGGATGATGAGCGATGCCCGCGCCGGTGCATTCGATGCGTTGGTGTTCTTCGACCTTGACCGCTTTACCCGCCTTGCCCACAAGGGTATGGACGCGCTGTCCGAGTTGGCTGACCTCGGCGTGTCCGTCTGGGACTTCTCGAACGGCCAACAAGTGGACCTCGATTCGCTTGAGGGCGAGATGAGCTTGTCGATGAGGCTGCAGTTGGTGCAGTTCTCTCGCCGCGAGAAGCGGAAGCATTCGACTGGTGCCTCCCACGCATATGCACGAGACGGATATTGGGTTGGTGGTGCGCCCTTCGGCTATGAAATCGTTGGACCGAAGAAGCAGAAGACCCTGAAGCCCAAGCCCGATGAGGAAGCGGTGGTAGTCGAGATTTACACCCGCGCCGCCAACGGCGAGGGCTACCGCTCGATTGCCGAGGCGCTGAACCTTCGGAAGGTCCCGGCCCCACGCGCCCAGTTGGGCCGTCCCTCGGGCTGGTCGATGATGACCGTGATGGACATTCTGAAGCGTGAGGTCTATCGCGGCGTGATGGTGTTCGGCAAGACCAAGAAGGCGTGGGGCCGCGAGCTAGGAAAGCGCCAGTTCCGCCCCGACGGCACGAAGCGGGAGAAGGGGCAGATACCTGTGCCACCGGACCAGTGGACGCGTGTTGAGAAGCCCGAGTGGCAGATTGTCGAACCAGACCTTGCAGAGCGCGTGGCTACGATTCGTGGTGAGAAGCGTGAGCGTTACTTCGCCTCTGTCGCCAAAGGCGGCAGAGTCCCCGAGCGTGCCCACGGCAAGTTCCTGCTCTCGGGCGGGATGTTGGTCTGCTCGGAGTGTGGTGCGAATTTCGAGGCCCGGGTGGCACCGTGGAAGGGCCTGAGCAACGTGTATATCTGCTCGACCCGCCGCCGGAAACCCGGCGTGTGTTCGAGCACGCTGGCGCTGCCGATTGTCGAGACCGACAACGCCGTGTTGCAGGAGGTGATCGACGAGGCGCTGGGCACCCGGTATGTGGATGAACTGCTGATGATGGTCGAGACTGTGCCGGACGAGACCGGGCGGCTGACCTCGGACCGGGACCGGCTGCGGAAGGAACTGAACAATCTGGGCGAGGTGGTTGCGCAACTCGGAAGTGGCGACGGCCTAGTGCCGAAGATTAAGGAGCGCCAAGCGGAACTGGCGAAGGTGGAGGCCGCTTTGCGGCGTCCGCGTCCCGAGCGACCAAACGCTGACAAGGTCCGCGCTGCGCTACTGCAACGCGCCGGTGAGTGGCGTGAGACCCTTCGCGCCGAGCCGAAGGTTGCGCGGCTGGTGTTGCGCCGGATGCTCGGACCGTTGACGTTGAGCGGTGCCGAACGTCCCCCGTTTGAGAAGTGGGACGCGGATGTGAAACCCGGAACAACGGGGGTCTCAATCGATATCACTACTTCAGGATGGTTTGTGAAGTGGGACGCGGATGTGAAACCTGGAATTTTGGCCGGAATTCTGCCGACCGACTTATTGGCGTCCCCGACGGGATTCGAACCCGTGTTTTAGCCTTGAAAGGGCCACGTCCTAGGCCTCTGGACGACGGGGACGCTTGGTGAGAAACAACGAATTATAGCACAGGGCATTTCGACGTCTCCCGCTCTCGCCGGGCGCGCTCCAAACTTGACACGCTGCGGTCCGGCCGCGAGTATGGGGAACCTCTCCCGGGAGGATCTATGCCCATCACGGCCACGACACATGAGGCACCGGCGTTCCTCACGCTCACGATGATCGGCAAGTGGCCGGAACTGTTCGACGACGAAGCCGCCGCTCGAGACTGGCTTACGCAGCAATGAAGCGAGTGGCCGCGTGGCTGGGCGCCGTGCTGCTGGCGGCGTCGGCCCATGCCCAGACGCCGCCACCGCTGCGCTGGGGCGGCGACGCCGAGGGCGGCGCGCCGTACGTCGAGGCGGACCCGGCCGATCCCAACAAGGTCGCGGGCTTCGATGTTGAGGTCGCTGAACTAATCGCCGCCCGACTGGGCCGCACGGCGCGGTTCATCCAGGTCGCCTTCCAGTCCCTCGATCAATCCGCGAAGCGCGGCGACTTCGACATTGGCCTGAGCGGCATCGAAGACATCCCGGCCCGGCGGCAGTCGCTGGGCGCCAGCGTCCCGTACTACGAGTTCCGCGAAGTGCTCACGGTTCGCGATGGCGACCGCGAACGGTACCGCAGCCTCGCTGACCTCCGGGGCCGGAAGGTGGCCACGCTCGGTGGCACCATGGCCTACGACCTGCTGCTGGAGGCCGAGCGCACGCATGGCATCACCGCCGTGTCGTACGACGAAGACGTGCATCCCTATTCCGACCTGCTCAATGGGCGCGTCGACGCCGTCGTGCTCGACAACGTGCTGGCCAACCGCGCCATGCGCCGCGCCACCGGCCTCTACACCCATCCCGGCGCGCTCGCCATCGGCCACTACATCGTCATCACCGCGCCGGAGAACACGGCGCTACGCGACCAGATGGACGACGCCCTCCGCGCCGCCATGCGCGACGGCACGCTCGAGCGCATCTTCCGCAAGTGGCGAGTGTGGAATGACGATCAAC from Vicinamibacterales bacterium encodes:
- a CDS encoding ABC transporter substrate-binding protein/permease, translated to MKRVAAWLGAVLLAASAHAQTPPPLRWGGDAEGGAPYVEADPADPNKVAGFDVEVAELIAARLGRTARFIQVAFQSLDQSAKRGDFDIGLSGIEDIPARRQSLGASVPYYEFREVLTVRDGDRERYRSLADLRGRKVATLGGTMAYDLLLEAERTHGITAVSYDEDVHPYSDLLNGRVDAVVLDNVLANRAMRRATGLYTHPGALAIGHYIVITAPENTALRDQMDDALRAAMRDGTLERIFRKWRVWNDDQPALFQRVLGTPSTPSTPGTPGTPGTLGTGATSLYFPSLVRAALITLALSCLAMALAVASGSLIAIGRVYGDPVTRVVLTAYVEVMRGTPVLLQLFVIYYGLAAVIRLPAFMAALVGLGLNYAAYESEIYRSALEAVPRGQLDAARILGFSNLQALRLIRAPQAFRLALAPMTNDFVALLKDSSLVSVITVVELTKQTQIFATNIGSWVVPGLLCAAMYLVMSLPLGYLARRLEERWRMPTP
- a CDS encoding recombinase family protein, encoding MRAAIYARVSKDHDKNKREEHADTESVKRQVEGGRAFIEKQGWTLDEAQVYRDNGVSGALFEGRAAFQRMMSDARAGAFDALVFFDLDRFTRLAHKGMDALSELADLGVSVWDFSNGQQVDLDSLEGEMSLSMRLQLVQFSRREKRKHSTGASHAYARDGYWVGGAPFGYEIVGPKKQKTLKPKPDEEAVVVEIYTRAANGEGYRSIAEALNLRKVPAPRAQLGRPSGWSMMTVMDILKREVYRGVMVFGKTKKAWGRELGKRQFRPDGTKREKGQIPVPPDQWTRVEKPEWQIVEPDLAERVATIRGEKRERYFASVAKGGRVPERAHGKFLLSGGMLVCSECGANFEARVAPWKGLSNVYICSTRRRKPGVCSSTLALPIVETDNAVLQEVIDEALGTRYVDELLMMVETVPDETGRLTSDRDRLRKELNNLGEVVAQLGSGDGLVPKIKERQAELAKVEAALRRPRPERPNADKVRAALLQRAGEWRETLRAEPKVARLVLRRMLGPLTLSGAERPPFEKWDADVKPGTTGVSIDITTSGWFVKWDADVKPGILAGILPTDLLASPTGFEPVF